The Lepus europaeus isolate LE1 chromosome 5, mLepTim1.pri, whole genome shotgun sequence genome includes the window CAGCGGCAGCTGTGCCAGCGTTACCCAGACATCATGCGCTCGGTGGGCGAAGGTGCCCGGGAATGGATCCGAGAGTGTCAGCACCAGTTCCGCCACCACCGCTGGAACTGCACCACACTGGACCGGGACCACACTGTCTTTGGTCGTGTCATGCTCAGAAGTAGGGGCCTCTTCCACCCTGCCCAGATCCTTCCCTTTCTGTGCTTGGGGCGGTGAGTGGGAAGGGCAGgaacgacccccccccccctccccctaaTACACACAACTTCTTCATCAGAGAAACAATGGTAGGCAGAGGCCGGGATCCAGCTGGGAACAGAACCTCAGTACCTTAGATTCGTAGGATTTAGAATCCTCTAAACCCCAGTGCTCTGGGAGGATGGGACAAGTACCTCAAGCCTTCttcatgtccctgctgttccCTAGCCAGCCCCTAGCCTAGGGGGCGTCCATGTACTCAGAGGCTGAGGACTAGAAATAGATCCTCTATTCTAccaccatcactccaccatcatGCTGACCCCCTGGACACTACAGTAATGGGAACAAGCGATAACTAGAAAGGTGATATGTAAATAGTCAGAGAGTTAGTGTCTTGGCCCCAGCTCAGCAGAAGAGCTGAGTAGAGCTAGACAGTAAACTAGGAGAAAGGGGATGAGCTGGGAATCAGGAAGGGTCAGGGGCACAGGGGTGATGACTCTTCAGTCCCTGAGAGCAGGGAGGGAATGAGAACAGACAGTGGGAAGTCTCTCCAGACAGCCTGACCCATGGGTTGGGGTCCCCACTTTGGGGGAACTGTCCAGCAGAGAGGGCCTGAAAAGGCATGGACTGTGGACTAAGGCAGGCTTAGCTGCACCAGTGCTGGCAGCGGGGGGAGGGGATGATTCACCATGAGACCTCTCAAAGGTCAGACCTGGGGAATTTGGAAGGAGACAAGAGTGCATGGATCAACCCAGCAGTCAGAagtacaaagaggcagagagagaacagtgAGGGCTGAGGAGAGAAGCTCAGGTGTACAAGGGGATGTGCTTAGAAGGGAAGGGCACCCTGAATAAAAAGGACATGGCGGGTGGCtctgggaaagaagaggacaggagaggaggCTACAGAGCCACAGGCTGTGTGTGctaaagagagggacagacacagccTCTTTCCTGAAACTCAcacctacctttctctctctaggtAGCCGGGAGGCAGCTTTTGTATATGCCATCTCATCCGCAGGCGTGGTCCATGCCATCACTCGAGCCTGTAGCCAGGGTGAACTGAGTGTATGCAGCTGTGACCCCTACACGCGTGGCCGACACCACGACCAACGCGGGGACTTTGACTGGGGTGGCTGCAGTGACAACATCCACTATGGTGTCCGCTTTGCCAAGGCCTTCGTGGATGCCAAGGAGAAGAGGCTTAAGGATGCCCGGGCCCTCATGAACTTACATAACAACCGCTGTGGTCGCACGGTCAGTACTCGTGTGTGTTCACGTACATTCATATTTGCTGGGGGTGACCGATGTGGATGATTGTGGACTAAATGTGAAGGTGAAGGAGCTGAAGGCTTCTAGATCATTTCCAAAAGCTATAGCATCCTGGGACAGGAGCATTAAATGCAAGGAACTTGCTTCAACTAGGTGCATGGTCGTCACAGGAATAGAGAATAGGGAAAggtggagaagagaaaggaagtaatagggcaggcactgtggtgcagcgggttaagccaccacttgtgacacccacattccatactggcgTGCCTGCTTTgaatcttggctactctgcttccaatccagcttcctgataatgtgtctgagaagcagatgatggctcaagtacttgagtccctgctgcccacatgggagacctagataagttctgagctcctggctttggcctggccccaccctggctgttgtaggcattagggagtgaaccagtgaacggaagatctcgctgtctctcttactgcctttcaaataaatatactttttttaaaaaaagaaaagaagggaagtaACTTTTTGAGAAGGATAAGAACTGTCTTCATACAGACTGAGAGCTTTGGAGTTTGTTCTCGTCAGTTCACTGGCATTTGAGACCTCCTAAGTTTCTAGCTCCGAGCAGAAAATGGTACACCGTAAAAGTAGAAGTCATGGTAGCTTGGTGCTCTCAAGCATGTGAAAACTAGAGGATATGCAAGCACACTGTAATCACACACAGAATCCCAGAATCCTGTGGCTCTGAAATCCAACAGGCTGTTATGAAAAGGCAAGTACTTTGGTCCAGGAGACTTCCTAGAAGAGGTTCTTTAGCTTTATGAGGTACAAATGGGTGGGATCTGATGTGGGAGAGAAGAAGCAGGGTCCATCCAGTGGGCTAGGGCAGCAGATCTCAGCGATGACAGCAAAGTGCCCTGACCAGCTGCCTCTCACCTGCCTCCCGCCCTCCTCCAGGCTGTGCGGCGGTTTCTGAAGCTGGAGTGCAAATGCCACGGCGTGAGTGGCTCCTGTACTCTGCGCACCTGCTGGCGTGCACTCTCAGACTTCCGCCGCACAGGTGATTACTTGCGGCGGCGCTACGATGGGGCTGTGCAGGTGACAGCCACCCAGGATGGTGCCAAC containing:
- the WNT2B gene encoding protein Wnt-2b; the encoded protein is MLRPGGAEEAAQLPPRRARAPAPAPAPRPAAPDGSPASARLGLACLLLLLLLTLPARVDSSWWYIGALGARVICDNIPGLVSRQRQLCQRYPDIMRSVGEGAREWIRECQHQFRHHRWNCTTLDRDHTVFGRVMLRSSREAAFVYAISSAGVVHAITRACSQGELSVCSCDPYTRGRHHDQRGDFDWGGCSDNIHYGVRFAKAFVDAKEKRLKDARALMNLHNNRCGRTAVRRFLKLECKCHGVSGSCTLRTCWRALSDFRRTGDYLRRRYDGAVQVTATQDGANFTAARQGYRRATRTDLVYFDNSPDYCVLDKAAGSLGTAGRVCSKTSKGTDGCEIMCCGRGYDTTRVTRVTQCECKFHWCCAVRCKECRNTVDVHTCKAPKKAEWLDQT